The following proteins are co-located in the Castor canadensis chromosome 5, mCasCan1.hap1v2, whole genome shotgun sequence genome:
- the C5H3orf33 gene encoding protein C3orf33 homolog isoform X1 → MQSLQEQPRMGWLIALILLNAQSGSLAETNPHQPYKQTWILTDGETHTTLNETTRTAPIGTWWPELQFCFRDINPAYKSTAPESARRYGFYACPGHKKNQECGGIQYSFCRSWACVTSNDSEWKWGISKSDLVKFAFVNGILRGHRIPIPTHKCQPTDLDRIKVTFTETGKKDTPGWIQGKVWGLVFYKYGGHAGSTIVVRLKIEPIGPPSTAVGPNKVLRPPNVKPSPQPSTTHHLPSTIARANVTTPRPSETSPPLVRPSLMTASKDPLWGLMGAAFLTLNHTNPNMTNSCWLCYDVRPPFYEAIGLNTTHDTSSEENPTQCSWGDRKRGLTIQQVNGQGTCLGKVPKNRRDLCTVINASSTWGNAIKWVIPKDNGWWLCSRSGLTPCLSTKVFNSSKEFCVIVVVLPRILYHSEESLYSYWNIGTGERKKREPISTLTIATLLSLGVAGAGTGIASLATQHKGMSSLRAAIDEDIERIETSISHLEKSLTSLSEVVLQNRRGLDLLFLQKGGLCVALGEECCFYADHTGVVRDSMSKLRKSLEQRKREKEAGESWFESWFNQSPWLATLLSALAGPIIIILLLVTIGPWILNRLMTFVKSRINTIQLLVLRQQYQALHPLEDDSSI, encoded by the coding sequence atgcagagccttcaggagcagccacggatggggtggctgatcgctctgatcttgctcaatgcccagagcgggagcctcgcagaaaccaaccctcaccagccctataagcaaacctggatactcaccgatggggagactcataccaccctcaacgagactactcgcactgcccccataggaacttggtggccggagcttcagttctgcttcagagacatcaatcctgcctacaagtctactgccccggagtcagcccgacgttatgggttttatgcctgccccggccacaaaaagaaccaggaatgtggggggatacaatactccttctgtaggtcatgggcatgtgtcacatccaatgatagtgaatggaaatgggggatatcaaaatcagacctagtcaaatttgcctttgtaaatgggatattaagggggcacagaattccaatacccacccataaatgccagcccacggatctagatagaatcaaggtcactttcactgaaactggcaagaaggacacccctgggtggatacaaggtaaggtatggggacttgtattttataaatatggtggacatgctggctcgaccatagtggtcagattaaaaattgagcccatagggccaccgtccacagcagtaggccccaataaggtacttaggccgcccaatgtaaagccatctccccaaccttccacaactcaccaccttccctcaaccatagctcgggctaatgttacaactccaagaccatcagaaaccagccctcccctggtgaggcccagtctcatgaccgcatctaaagaccccctctgggggctaatgggtgctgccttcctgacgttaaaccacaccaaccctaacatgactaactcctgttggttatgttatgatgtgaggcccccattctatgaggcaatagggctaaacaccactcacgatacctcatctgaggaaaaccctactcaatgttcctggggagaccgtaagagaggtctgaccatacagcaggtaaacggccaaggaacctgcttaggaaaagtgccaaagaacagacgggacttatgtactgttattaacgccagttctacctggggaaatgctattaaatgggtaattccaaaggacaatgggtggtggctatgctcgcggtccggactcaccccatgcctatcaactaaggtgtttaacagctctaaagaattctgtgttatagtggttgtgctgccccgcatcctctatcattcggaggaaagtctatattcatactggaatataggaacaggtgagagaaagaagagagagcctatttctacactaaccattgctaccctacttagcctaggggtggctggggcagggaccggcatagcctccctggctactcaacataaagggatgtcttcgctgcgcgcagccatagacgaagatatagagagaatagaaacctccattagccacttagaaaaatccctcacttctctgtctgaggtagtacttcaaaaccgacgaggtctggacttgttgttcctccaaaaagggggactatgtgttgctctaggggaagaatgttgtttttacgctgaccataccggagttgttcgtgactccatgtctaaactccgaaagagcctggaacaaagaaaacgagaaaaagaggcaggggaaagctggttcgagtcttggtttaaccagtccccatggttggctacccttttatctgcactggcagggccaataataatcatcctactgcttgttaccataggaccctggattctaaaccgacttatgacttttgtcaaaagtcgaattaatactatccaacttctggtcctccgccaacaatatcaggctcttcatcctctcgaggatgattcctcaatttag